One part of the Mariniflexile litorale genome encodes these proteins:
- a CDS encoding metal-dependent transcriptional regulator, translating to MITLSEENYLKAIYHLGKQGVAAVSTNAIAEKIESKASSVTDMVKKLADKNLAHYIKYQGVSLTKDGRLAAALVVRKHRLWEVFLVEKLNFSWDEVHDVAEQLEHIKSLKLVNELDAFLGFPTHDPHGDPIPDKEGNYAPTKSINILDIEVGAEGVLALVKDSSDVFLKYLNKNNLALGDVIKVLEFEPFDDSVTIQTKSKQIIISKEVAKNLYLSQ from the coding sequence GAAGAAAATTATTTAAAAGCTATTTACCATTTAGGTAAACAAGGTGTAGCAGCTGTAAGTACTAATGCTATAGCCGAAAAGATAGAGTCTAAAGCATCTTCGGTAACCGATATGGTAAAAAAACTAGCCGATAAAAATTTAGCGCATTACATAAAATATCAAGGAGTTAGTTTAACTAAAGATGGCCGTTTGGCTGCCGCTTTAGTGGTTAGAAAGCATAGGCTTTGGGAGGTTTTTTTAGTTGAAAAGCTCAATTTTTCTTGGGATGAGGTACATGATGTCGCAGAACAGTTAGAACATATCAAATCCTTAAAATTGGTAAATGAATTGGATGCCTTTTTAGGATTTCCAACTCACGACCCACATGGCGATCCTATTCCGGATAAAGAAGGAAATTATGCACCAACCAAAAGTATTAACATTCTAGATATAGAAGTTGGTGCTGAAGGTGTTTTGGCGCTTGTTAAAGATTCATCGGATGTGTTTTTAAAATATTTAAATAAAAATAATTTGGCTTTGGGCGATGTTATCAAAGTTTTAGAATTTGAACCTTTTGACGATTCGGTTACCATTCAAACTAAAAGCAAACAAATTATTATCTCTAAAGAAGTTGCTAAAAATTTATACTTAAGTCAATAA